The following proteins are encoded in a genomic region of Saccharopolyspora antimicrobica:
- a CDS encoding TetR/AcrR family transcriptional regulator — protein MPRVSQDHLDARRRQILDGSRSCFARFGYEGATVRRLEEATGLSRGAIFHHFKDKESLFLALAEDDATRMADVVAEQGLVQVMRNLLDASSETSPALGADWLGTRLEVSRRLRTDQEFRERWAQRSEQLTAATRARLLWQKEAGNLRDDVDVDVLTAYLELALEGLLSHLAMGLPAQHLRPVLDLVEESVRRHRTR, from the coding sequence ATGCCTCGGGTCAGCCAAGACCACCTCGACGCCCGGCGCCGTCAGATCCTCGACGGCTCCCGGTCGTGCTTCGCGCGCTTCGGCTACGAAGGTGCCACGGTGCGCCGCCTGGAGGAAGCGACCGGGCTGTCCCGCGGCGCGATCTTCCACCACTTCAAGGACAAGGAGTCGCTGTTCCTCGCCCTCGCCGAGGACGACGCGACCCGGATGGCCGACGTGGTCGCCGAGCAGGGCCTGGTGCAGGTGATGCGCAACCTGCTCGACGCCTCCAGCGAGACCTCGCCCGCCCTGGGCGCGGACTGGCTGGGCACCCGGCTGGAGGTGTCCCGCAGGCTGCGCACCGACCAGGAGTTCCGGGAGCGGTGGGCGCAGCGCTCCGAGCAGCTGACCGCCGCCACCCGGGCGCGTCTGCTGTGGCAGAAGGAGGCGGGCAACCTCCGCGACGACGTCGACGTCGACGTGCTGACCGCCTACCTGGAGCTGGCGCTGGAAGGCTTGCTCTCGCACCTGGCGATGGGCCTGCCCGCGCAGCACCTGCGCCCGGTCCTGGACCTGGTCGAGGAAAGCGTCCGCCGCCACCGCACCCGCTGA